One window from the genome of Cryptomeria japonica chromosome 6, Sugi_1.0, whole genome shotgun sequence encodes:
- the LOC131064227 gene encoding uncharacterized protein LOC131064227, whose translation MSIITLSCTNFFNPLISCTKFFNPLVSSPSNSTSKSKAESHSHSTSVTAMEWSSGRVLGPAPPDSDWWDKMLFSGAVVVKNPNPNPNPKTSNPNGDAYRMYYYGRSEDMWNMGVKPFNKSLPTGRIGMALSADGTAFRRHRGSLPNGAIFDPSDDPAAFDSVHVAVSDAVYSEGKWCLYYFGGGMLELPLVGKPEEKHRGLRLLPGMASSDDGFLFSERFGPLLDVGKPGSWDENGVSWPRVFSGDGKLFMTYHTRESGGPAGMGFFSAGLAVSGDGKRWEKVGKILSVGELGSWDEGGVSVRHVIRVGDEYVMFYEGSNFRFEFAIGLALSSDGVTWRKDVECGREPGGPILTARTGEDVWDNVIVGTPYVLPMPDGNFRMYYLGVGKVEANGEVTTQQGMGLAVSDGANFRLWKRYGC comes from the coding sequence ATGTCTATAATTACACTCTCCTGCACAAATTTCTTCAATCCGCTTATTTCCTGCACAAAATTCTTCAATCCGCTTGTTTCCTCCCCTTCAAATTCTACTTCAAAATCAAAAGCAGAGTCACATTCACATTCCACCTCTGTTACAGCAATGGAATGGAGCTCAGGCCGTGTACTAGGCCCTGCGCCACCAGACTCCGACTGGTGGGACAAAATGCTCTTCTCCGGCGCCGTCGTCGtcaaaaaccctaaccctaaccctaaccctaaaacctCAAACCCTAACGGCGATGCGTACCGCATGTACTACTACGGGCGATCAGAAGACATGTGGAATATGGGCGTAAAACCCTTCAACAAATCCCTCCCCACGGGCAGAATCGGCATGGCTCTCAGCGCAGACGGCACAGCCTTTCGCCGCCACCGCGGCTCCTTACCAAACGGCGCCATTTTCGATCCCTCAGACGATCCCGCCGCCTTCGATTCCGTCCATGTCGCCGTCAGCGACGCCGTCTATTCTGAAGGCAAATGGTGTCTTTACTATTTTGGCGGCGGCATGCTCGAGCTTCCTCTGGTCGGGAAACCAGAAGAGAAACACAGAGGCCTGCGGCTTCTGCCGGGAATGGCGTCTTCCGACGACGGTTTCCTGTTTTCCGAGCGCTTTGGCCCGCTGCTAGACGTCGGGAAACCGGGATCTTGGGACGAGAATGGGGTTTCCTGGCCAAGGGTGTTTTCCGGCGACGGTAAGCTGTTTATGACGTATCATACAAGGGAGAGTGGTGGACCTGCCGGAATGGGGTTTTTCTCGGCCGGTTTGGCGGTTTCCGGCGACGGGAAGAGGTGGGAGAAGGTCGGGAAAATTTTGTCGGTTGGGGAGCTCGGGTCGTGGGACGAGGGTGGGGTTTCGGTGCGCCACGTCATACGGGTGGGTGATGAGTATGTCATGTTTTATGAGGGGTCCAATTTTAGATTCGAGTTTGCTATTGGCTTGGCTTTGTCGAGTGATGGTGTGACGTGGCGGAAAGATGTGGAATGTGGGAGGGAGCCAGGTGGGCCTATCTTGACAGCTAGGACTGGGGAGGATGTTTGGGACAATGTCATTGTGGGGACTCCTTATGTTTTGCCAATGCCAGATGGCAACTTTAGGATGTATTATTTGGGGGTTGGCAAAGTGGAGGCCAATGGAGAAGTGACAACTCAGCAAGGTATGGGTCTAGCTGTCAGTGATGGGGCTAATTTTCGGTTGTGGAAGAGATATGGATGTTGA